The Plectropomus leopardus isolate mb chromosome 2, YSFRI_Pleo_2.0, whole genome shotgun sequence genome has a window encoding:
- the idh3b gene encoding isocitrate dehydrogenase [NAD] subunit beta, mitochondrial isoform X2 — MPVTMAAALRGSLVTLVKSLSSPRWQQLASRPLSVSAALCGPEAPPARADAVFKVTMVPGDGVGPELMTAVKEVFKAGDVPVEFEEFHLSEVQNMASEEKLEQVLTSMKNNKVAMKGKIHTPMEFKGELASYEMRLRRKLDLFANVVHVNSLPGYSTRHNNLDLVIIREQTEGEYSSLEHESVTGVIECLKIITREKSRRIAKFAFDYATKKGRSKVTAVHKANIMKLGDGLFLQSCAEVAQLYPKIKYENIIIDNCCMQLVQNPYQFDVLVMPNLYGNIIDNLAAGLVGGAGVVPGESYSAEYAVFETGARHPFAQAVGRNIANPTAMLLSASNMLKHLNLEYHSQMVSDAVKRVIKQGKVRTGDLGGYATSDEFTRAVIANLNV; from the exons ATGCCTGTAACGATGGCGGCCGCCCTGAGAGGGAGCTTAGTAACATTGGTCAAG AGCCTGAGCAGCCCCCGGTGGCAGCAGCTGGCCTCTCGACCACTGAGtgtgtctgctgctctctgtggCCCAGAAGCCCCGCCAGCTCGTGCAGATGCTGTGTTCAAGGTCACAATGGTGCCGGGGGATGGAGTGGGACCTGAGCTGATGACTGCTGTCAAGGAAGTGTTTAAG GCTGGAGATGTCCCCGTCGAATTTGAGGAGTTTCACCTGAGCGAGGTACAGAACATGGCCAGTGAGGAGAAGCTGGAGCAAGTGTTAACCTCTATGAAGAACAACAAAGTGGCCATGAAAG GAAAGATTCACACACCAATGGAGTTTAAAGGGGAGCTGGCTTCATATGAGATGAGACTGAG GCGTAAACTGGACCTGTTTGCTAATGTGGTTCATGTAAACAGCCTGCCGGGCTACAGCACTCGCCACAACAACCTGGATCTGGTCATCATCCGCGAACAGACCGAGGGGGAGTACAGCTCCCTGGAGCACGAG AGTGTGACAGGTGTGATCGAATGCTTGAAGATCATCACCAGGGAGAAGTCACGGCGCATTGCCAAGTTTGCTTTTGATTACGCCACCAAGAAGGGACGAAGCAAGGTCACCGCTGTTCACAAGGCCAACATCAT GAAATTAGGTGATGGCCTGTTTCTGCAGAGCTGTGCAGAGGTGGCACAACTgtaccccaaaatcaaatatgagaACATAATCATTGATAACTGTTGCATGCAG CTGGTCCAGAACCCATACCAGTTTGATGTGTTGGTGATGCCCAACCTGTACGGTAACATTATTGATAACCTGGCAGCAGGGCTGGTTGGAGGAGCAGGAGTTGTTCCTGGAGAGAGCTACAGTGCAGAGTATGCTGTCTTTGAGACT GGTGCACGCCACCCGTTTGCACAAGCTGTAGGAAGGAACATTGCCAACCCGACAGCCATGCTGCTCAGTGCTTCTAACATGCTCAAGCACCTCAA CCTGGAATATCACTCCCAAATGGTGTCAGATGCTGTCAAGAGGGTCATCAAACAGGGCAAa GTGCGCACTGGAGACCTGGGGGGCTACGCCACGAGTGACGAGTTCACCCGTGCTGTCATTGCTAACCTGAACGTCTAA
- the idh3b gene encoding isocitrate dehydrogenase [NAD] subunit beta, mitochondrial isoform X1 has translation MPVTMAAALRGSLVTLVKSLSSPRWQQLASRPLSVSAALCGPEAPPARADAVFKVTMVPGDGVGPELMTAVKEVFKAGDVPVEFEEFHLSEVQNMASEEKLEQVLTSMKNNKVAMKGKIHTPMEFKGELASYEMRLRRKLDLFANVVHVNSLPGYSTRHNNLDLVIIREQTEGEYSSLEHESVTGVIECLKIITREKSRRIAKFAFDYATKKGRSKVTAVHKANIMKLGDGLFLQSCAEVAQLYPKIKYENIIIDNCCMQLVQNPYQFDVLVMPNLYGNIIDNLAAGLVGGAGVVPGESYSAEYAVFETGARHPFAQAVGRNIANPTAMLLSASNMLKHLNLEYHSQMVSDAVKRVIKQGKVRTRDLGGYSTTGDFVRAVVENLRHGPVC, from the exons ATGCCTGTAACGATGGCGGCCGCCCTGAGAGGGAGCTTAGTAACATTGGTCAAG AGCCTGAGCAGCCCCCGGTGGCAGCAGCTGGCCTCTCGACCACTGAGtgtgtctgctgctctctgtggCCCAGAAGCCCCGCCAGCTCGTGCAGATGCTGTGTTCAAGGTCACAATGGTGCCGGGGGATGGAGTGGGACCTGAGCTGATGACTGCTGTCAAGGAAGTGTTTAAG GCTGGAGATGTCCCCGTCGAATTTGAGGAGTTTCACCTGAGCGAGGTACAGAACATGGCCAGTGAGGAGAAGCTGGAGCAAGTGTTAACCTCTATGAAGAACAACAAAGTGGCCATGAAAG GAAAGATTCACACACCAATGGAGTTTAAAGGGGAGCTGGCTTCATATGAGATGAGACTGAG GCGTAAACTGGACCTGTTTGCTAATGTGGTTCATGTAAACAGCCTGCCGGGCTACAGCACTCGCCACAACAACCTGGATCTGGTCATCATCCGCGAACAGACCGAGGGGGAGTACAGCTCCCTGGAGCACGAG AGTGTGACAGGTGTGATCGAATGCTTGAAGATCATCACCAGGGAGAAGTCACGGCGCATTGCCAAGTTTGCTTTTGATTACGCCACCAAGAAGGGACGAAGCAAGGTCACCGCTGTTCACAAGGCCAACATCAT GAAATTAGGTGATGGCCTGTTTCTGCAGAGCTGTGCAGAGGTGGCACAACTgtaccccaaaatcaaatatgagaACATAATCATTGATAACTGTTGCATGCAG CTGGTCCAGAACCCATACCAGTTTGATGTGTTGGTGATGCCCAACCTGTACGGTAACATTATTGATAACCTGGCAGCAGGGCTGGTTGGAGGAGCAGGAGTTGTTCCTGGAGAGAGCTACAGTGCAGAGTATGCTGTCTTTGAGACT GGTGCACGCCACCCGTTTGCACAAGCTGTAGGAAGGAACATTGCCAACCCGACAGCCATGCTGCTCAGTGCTTCTAACATGCTCAAGCACCTCAA CCTGGAATATCACTCCCAAATGGTGTCAGATGCTGTCAAGAGGGTCATCAAACAGGGCAAa GTACGAACACGAGACCTTGGCGGTTACTCTACCACTGGCGACTTTGTGCGTGCTGTTGTGGAAAACCTGCGTCACGGACCTGTTTGCTAA